One part of the Agarivorans sp. Alg241-V36 genome encodes these proteins:
- a CDS encoding EamA family transporter encodes MLIVASISCSSLSQYWQKRAALLFAAQPDLSTLEKILSKPLILGIIFLGLGAIFWLGVLSQWDVSVAYPLLSCNFVIMLLISKFAFNESVSPRQWCGVGLIVLGVAFLGGINQFL; translated from the coding sequence ATGCTGATTGTTGCTTCGATAAGCTGTAGCTCGCTAAGCCAATATTGGCAAAAGCGCGCAGCTTTGCTGTTTGCTGCTCAGCCAGATTTAAGCACCCTAGAGAAAATACTGTCTAAGCCGCTAATTTTGGGCATTATTTTCTTAGGCTTAGGCGCCATTTTTTGGCTTGGCGTATTAAGCCAATGGGATGTATCGGTGGCTTACCCGCTGCTTAGCTGCAATTTTGTCATCATGCTGCTTATCTCCAAATTTGCTTTTAACGAAAGCGTTTCACCGCGCCAATGGTGCGGTGTTGGCTTAATCGTTCTGGGTGTAGCCTTTCTCGGGGGGATAAACCAATTTCTATAA
- the arnT gene encoding lipid IV(A) 4-amino-4-deoxy-L-arabinosyltransferase, protein MRHLRINLATWVPIFFIILYLLPLGLRDLWSPDELRYAEISREMVASGDWVVPRFNDLRYFEKPVMGYWVNAVSQLVFGETNFAVRAASAFSALGAAFCIFLLLARFASRPVAWLSSGIYLSMFMVSGVGTYSVLDSMLNLWLTASFTAFYFAIRSEEMRQRAKYYGLAGFYCGCAVLTKGFLALALPVLVVVPYMFWDKQFKTILKWGWWVMLLAVLVCLPWGLAIHAAEPDYWHYFFWIEHIQRFAADNAQHSAPIWYYLPFLAAGVLPWLFWSPSALSHLKGQMHSPLLRYALLWAILPLLFFSMAKGKLATYILPIMAPIAILFAFGIQQAFAKSCKGLTWGSWLNAILFALLAVTTLVLHFTGKLPLDTDEAYRPWLLFSIFAFWSAMAFAALKATSLNGKVASYMLMPLGLFMLAWATFPNVSIYSKMPAKFMQQIAHLVEPNTVLVADYPDTMSAFNWYFKREDVYLVGQKGEVRYGLEYPDAQHRFIEHKQLAQFIEQQRQHAPVMIYYRDKPDMDGALPETTQRIDKGRYTILYYQASAN, encoded by the coding sequence ATGCGCCACTTACGAATTAACCTAGCGACTTGGGTGCCAATCTTTTTTATCATTTTGTACCTATTACCTTTAGGTTTACGTGACCTTTGGTCTCCCGATGAATTGCGTTACGCTGAAATATCTCGGGAAATGGTGGCAAGTGGTGACTGGGTAGTACCACGCTTTAACGACCTGCGTTATTTCGAAAAGCCAGTCATGGGTTACTGGGTGAATGCAGTATCGCAACTAGTATTTGGCGAAACTAACTTTGCTGTACGTGCTGCCTCTGCCTTTAGCGCATTAGGGGCGGCTTTTTGCATCTTCTTGTTGCTAGCACGCTTTGCCTCTCGCCCAGTTGCTTGGCTAAGTTCTGGCATTTATTTAAGCATGTTTATGGTATCGGGAGTCGGTACCTACAGCGTATTAGACAGCATGCTTAACTTGTGGCTAACCGCCAGCTTCACTGCCTTTTATTTCGCTATTCGCAGCGAAGAGATGCGGCAACGCGCTAAGTATTACGGTTTAGCCGGTTTTTATTGTGGCTGTGCGGTGCTCACCAAAGGCTTTTTAGCCTTAGCACTACCGGTATTGGTAGTAGTTCCCTACATGTTTTGGGACAAACAATTTAAAACCATCCTCAAATGGGGTTGGTGGGTAATGCTGCTAGCCGTGTTAGTTTGTCTACCTTGGGGTTTAGCTATTCATGCCGCCGAGCCTGACTACTGGCATTACTTCTTTTGGATTGAGCATATTCAGCGCTTTGCTGCCGATAACGCCCAACACTCTGCGCCAATCTGGTATTACCTGCCTTTCTTAGCGGCCGGTGTATTACCTTGGTTATTTTGGTCCCCTAGCGCCCTAAGCCACTTGAAAGGCCAAATGCACTCTCCACTGTTACGTTACGCCTTATTGTGGGCTATTTTGCCGCTGTTATTCTTCTCCATGGCTAAAGGCAAACTCGCTACTTATATCCTGCCAATAATGGCGCCAATCGCCATTTTGTTTGCCTTTGGTATTCAGCAAGCGTTCGCTAAATCCTGTAAAGGCTTAACATGGGGCAGCTGGCTAAATGCAATACTGTTTGCTTTGCTAGCAGTAACCACCTTAGTACTTCATTTCACTGGCAAACTGCCACTAGACACCGACGAAGCTTATCGTCCTTGGTTGTTATTTAGCATCTTTGCTTTTTGGTCGGCCATGGCCTTTGCGGCACTCAAGGCCACCAGTTTAAACGGCAAAGTCGCCAGCTACATGTTAATGCCGCTGGGCTTGTTCATGCTAGCTTGGGCAACTTTCCCAAATGTAAGCATCTACTCTAAAATGCCGGCTAAGTTTATGCAGCAAATCGCTCATTTGGTTGAACCCAATACGGTACTGGTTGCGGACTATCCCGATACCATGTCGGCCTTTAACTGGTATTTTAAACGTGAAGACGTCTATTTAGTTGGTCAAAAGGGTGAAGTTCGCTACGGCTTAGAATATCCCGACGCACAACACCGTTTTATCGAGCACAAACAGTTGGCGCAATTTATTGAGCAGCAACGCCAACATGCACCGGTGATGATTTATTATCGCGATAAACCAGATATGGACGGTGCCTTGCCAGAGACCACTCAGCGCATCGATAAAGGCCGCTATACCATTCTGTATTATCAGGCTAGCGCTAACTAA
- the arnD gene encoding 4-deoxy-4-formamido-L-arabinose-phosphoundecaprenol deformylase, whose translation MSSKDPIKVGLRIDVDTFRGTRLGVPKLLDIFQRHNITSSFFFTVGPDNMGRHIWRLLRPAFLKKMLRSKAASLYGWDIIFRGTFWPGPVIGKKLASVIKDTDRAGHEIGLHAWDHHKWQMKTDSMSQSELASEIRKGYQMLADITGKDVQCSAVAGWRCTETTLDEKEAFPFRYNSDCRGESIFVPKPGMAPQIPVTLPTYDELIGQEGVDETNYNQAILDRIKADALNVYTIHAEVEGIVCAEMFEQLIISAKQQGIEFVPLCDLLDQDYVSWPQDSILNIEMDGREGWLSHQASLVRPHTS comes from the coding sequence ATGAGTTCGAAAGACCCAATTAAAGTTGGCTTACGCATTGATGTAGATACCTTTCGTGGCACGCGCTTAGGCGTGCCCAAGTTATTGGATATCTTTCAACGCCACAACATCACGTCGTCGTTCTTTTTCACCGTTGGACCCGACAACATGGGGCGCCATATTTGGCGCCTTTTGCGTCCGGCCTTTTTGAAAAAGATGTTACGTTCCAAAGCCGCCAGCCTATACGGTTGGGACATTATTTTTCGCGGTACATTTTGGCCGGGTCCCGTCATCGGTAAAAAGCTCGCTTCGGTGATCAAAGATACCGACCGAGCTGGCCACGAAATTGGTCTGCACGCTTGGGATCACCACAAATGGCAAATGAAAACCGACAGCATGAGCCAAAGCGAGTTGGCGAGCGAAATTCGCAAAGGTTATCAGATGCTTGCAGACATAACCGGCAAAGATGTGCAATGTAGCGCAGTGGCGGGTTGGCGTTGTACCGAAACCACTTTAGATGAAAAAGAAGCCTTTCCCTTTCGTTACAACAGCGACTGCCGTGGTGAGTCAATTTTTGTTCCCAAGCCAGGGATGGCTCCACAAATTCCGGTCACCTTGCCCACCTATGACGAGCTAATTGGTCAAGAGGGTGTAGACGAAACTAACTATAACCAAGCGATTCTTGATCGCATTAAAGCCGATGCCTTAAATGTTTACACCATTCATGCAGAGGTTGAAGGCATTGTTTGCGCAGAGATGTTTGAGCAGCTAATTATTAGCGCCAAGCAACAAGGCATTGAGTTTGTACCTTTGTGTGACCTGCTGGATCAAGACTATGTCTCTTGGCCACAAGACAGCATATTAAATATAGAAATGGATGGGCGCGAAGGCTGGTTAAGCCATCAAGCCTCACTTGTTCGCCCTCACACCAGTTAA
- the arnA gene encoding bifunctional UDP-4-amino-4-deoxy-L-arabinose formyltransferase/UDP-glucuronic acid oxidase ArnA, with product MKAVVFAYHNIGCAGIKSLLDAGVEIAAVFTHLDDGNENVFFESVAKLAARNGIPVFAPEDVNHPLWIEKIKAMQPDVFFSFYYRSMISQAVLDIAPKGGFNLHGSLLPRYRGRAPVNWALVNGETETGVTLHAMTAKADAGDIVAQEKLSIANDDTAATLHSRLTELSSQLLAKALPQLIAGNHSLIAQDESQATVFGRRTPADGEIKWSDNAQSIFNLCRAVTEPFPGAFTFLGERKVIFWSTSASEQEFDATPGTIVATSPLTIACTQGSLVVNAGQTENGLYLNGEQLASEMHLVAGMRFGPQASAIIAAKRRQKVLILGANGFIGNHLTKRLLDDGKYEIYAMDMSANQIEQHLEHPDFHFVEGDITIHSEWIEYHIKKCDIVLPLVAIATPIEYTRNPLRVFELDFEENLKIVRECVKYNKRIIFPSTSEVYGMCTDDEFNEDSSPLITGPINRQRWIYSTSKQLLDRVIWAYGKKDNLKFTLFRPFNWMGPRLDSLNSARVGSSRAITQLILNLVEGTPIKLIDGGEQKRCFTDISEAIEALFRIIENKDGLCDGQIINIGSPDNEASIKQMAETLVEKFDAHPLREKFPPFAGYHLVESKTFYGDGYQDVQHRRPSIRNAKRLLDWEPSIMMEDTIEETLDFFLKTAVDE from the coding sequence ATGAAAGCAGTGGTGTTTGCCTATCACAACATTGGTTGTGCCGGTATTAAAAGTCTTCTCGATGCAGGCGTAGAAATCGCCGCCGTATTTACCCATTTAGACGATGGCAATGAAAATGTATTTTTTGAATCCGTAGCCAAACTTGCGGCGCGTAACGGTATTCCGGTATTTGCTCCAGAGGACGTTAATCACCCTCTTTGGATAGAAAAAATCAAGGCAATGCAGCCTGATGTATTTTTCTCTTTCTACTACCGCTCAATGATCAGCCAAGCGGTATTGGATATCGCGCCTAAAGGCGGTTTTAACTTACATGGTTCTTTGTTACCACGTTATCGTGGCCGTGCTCCGGTTAACTGGGCATTGGTAAATGGCGAAACCGAAACCGGCGTTACTTTGCATGCCATGACAGCTAAAGCCGATGCGGGCGATATTGTGGCCCAAGAAAAGCTTAGCATTGCCAACGACGATACCGCAGCTACTTTGCATAGCCGTTTAACTGAGCTAAGCAGCCAGTTGCTTGCCAAAGCGCTACCGCAACTTATTGCAGGTAACCACAGCTTAATCGCTCAAGACGAAAGCCAAGCCACCGTATTTGGCCGCCGCACCCCAGCAGACGGTGAAATTAAATGGTCTGACAACGCGCAAAGCATTTTCAACCTGTGCCGCGCGGTTACCGAACCCTTCCCTGGTGCCTTTACCTTTTTAGGCGAACGCAAAGTTATTTTTTGGAGCACCAGCGCTAGCGAGCAAGAATTTGATGCCACGCCAGGCACCATTGTTGCCACCTCGCCATTAACCATTGCCTGTACGCAAGGGTCTTTAGTGGTGAACGCAGGTCAAACCGAAAATGGTTTATACCTGAATGGCGAGCAGTTAGCCTCTGAAATGCACCTAGTAGCAGGCATGCGTTTTGGCCCACAAGCCAGTGCGATTATTGCAGCGAAACGCCGTCAAAAGGTATTGATTCTAGGCGCTAACGGCTTTATTGGTAACCACTTAACCAAGCGTTTATTAGACGACGGTAAGTACGAAATCTACGCCATGGACATGAGTGCTAATCAAATTGAACAGCACCTAGAGCATCCAGACTTCCATTTTGTTGAAGGTGATATCACCATTCACAGCGAATGGATCGAATACCACATTAAAAAATGTGACATCGTATTGCCCTTGGTCGCGATTGCCACCCCTATCGAATACACCCGTAACCCACTTCGCGTATTTGAATTAGACTTCGAAGAGAACTTAAAAATTGTTCGCGAATGTGTGAAGTACAACAAGCGCATCATCTTCCCGTCTACCTCTGAAGTGTACGGCATGTGTACTGATGATGAGTTTAACGAAGACAGCTCGCCACTAATCACTGGCCCAATAAACCGCCAGCGTTGGATTTACTCAACCTCAAAACAACTTCTAGACCGAGTGATTTGGGCCTACGGCAAAAAAGATAACCTTAAGTTTACCTTGTTCCGTCCATTCAACTGGATGGGCCCGCGTTTAGATAGCTTAAACTCAGCACGTGTAGGTTCTAGCCGAGCTATTACCCAACTCATTTTAAACTTGGTAGAAGGCACTCCAATTAAGCTCATTGATGGCGGCGAGCAAAAACGTTGTTTCACCGATATCTCCGAAGCGATTGAAGCCTTGTTCCGCATTATTGAGAACAAAGACGGCTTGTGTGATGGTCAAATCATTAACATCGGTTCACCAGACAACGAGGCCAGCATTAAGCAAATGGCTGAGACCTTGGTTGAGAAGTTTGATGCTCACCCACTGCGCGAGAAATTCCCTCCGTTTGCTGGCTACCACTTAGTAGAGAGCAAAACCTTCTACGGGGATGGCTACCAAGACGTACAGCATCGTCGCCCAAGTATTCGTAATGCCAAGCGTTTACTTGATTGGGAACCAAGCATTATGATGGAAGACACTATCGAGGAAACCCTCGACTTCTTCTTAAAAACAGCTGTTGATGAGTAA
- the arnC gene encoding undecaprenyl-phosphate 4-deoxy-4-formamido-L-arabinose transferase — MRHKQEINFVSIVIPVYNEADSLQELIQRTCAAADTMGKDYELLLVDDGSKDNSADQIEAASAEEGSHVVGIILNRNYGQHNAIMAGFEHVRGDLIVTLDADLQNPPEEIPNLVTKAEEGYDSVGTVRKNRQDSRLRRYPSMLINKIVKRSTGVEMNDYGCMLRAYRRHVVDAMLQCHERSTFIPILANGFARHTVEIDVEHSERQQGESKYNIMGLINLMFDLLTSMTTAPLRMLSIMGGAIAALGGLFGLVLLFMRLIYGAEWGVDGVFPLFALLFIFIGAQFVGLGLLGEYIGRIYSDVRARPRYYVQDVLVGEATKKARNNDAKAVSNNN, encoded by the coding sequence ATGAGGCATAAGCAAGAAATTAATTTTGTATCCATAGTGATACCGGTTTATAACGAAGCTGACAGCTTACAAGAGCTGATTCAACGTACCTGTGCAGCCGCAGATACCATGGGTAAAGACTATGAGCTACTGCTGGTCGATGATGGCAGTAAAGACAATAGTGCAGACCAAATTGAAGCTGCCTCTGCCGAAGAAGGCAGCCATGTAGTAGGCATTATTCTTAACCGCAACTATGGCCAACACAACGCCATTATGGCGGGTTTTGAGCATGTACGTGGTGACTTAATTGTGACCCTAGATGCCGATTTACAAAACCCACCAGAAGAAATTCCCAACTTGGTAACAAAAGCAGAAGAAGGCTACGACTCTGTAGGCACCGTGCGTAAAAACCGCCAAGACAGCCGCTTACGCCGTTACCCTTCAATGCTTATCAACAAGATTGTTAAGCGCTCTACTGGCGTAGAAATGAATGACTATGGCTGCATGTTACGCGCCTATCGCCGCCACGTGGTTGATGCCATGTTGCAATGTCACGAACGCAGTACCTTTATTCCCATTTTAGCCAACGGCTTTGCTCGTCATACCGTTGAAATTGATGTTGAGCATAGCGAGCGCCAGCAAGGCGAATCGAAATACAACATTATGGGTTTAATTAACTTAATGTTTGATTTGCTCACCAGCATGACCACCGCACCACTAAGAATGCTAAGCATTATGGGCGGCGCTATTGCAGCCTTAGGTGGTTTGTTTGGTTTGGTACTACTGTTTATGCGCTTAATCTACGGCGCAGAATGGGGCGTAGACGGGGTATTCCCGCTATTTGCTCTATTATTTATTTTTATTGGCGCGCAATTTGTTGGCCTAGGTTTACTGGGCGAATACATCGGCCGAATATACTCCGATGTAAGGGCGCGGCCGCGCTACTACGTACAAGATGTACTGGTAGGCGAAGCCACTAAAAAAGCCCGCAACAACGATGCAAAAGCCGTTAGCAACAACAACTAA
- the arnB gene encoding UDP-4-amino-4-deoxy-L-arabinose aminotransferase, whose protein sequence is MEQTFLPLSRPAIEQQEIDAVVEVLKSGWITTGPKNAELEDAIKAYTGAEHAVALSSATAGLHLTLVALGIGPGDEVITPSMTWVSTVNLITLMGAKPVFVDVDADTLMTSAERIEALISDKTKLIIPVHYAGAPLDLDAIYAVAEQYNIPVVEDAAHAIGCEYKGRPIGQTGHCIFSLHAIKNVTTAEGGIFTTNDANLAERIRRLKFHGLGVDAFDRETQGRAPQAEVIEPGYKYNMPDICAVLGLGQMQRLESITRQRQDLVAHYRELLSDVAGITPMSVPSYTHKHCWHLMIVRVEPSICGFDRDQLIGMLKQQGIGAGIHFKACHSQKYYRENYATRFGDINPDLSNTEFNSQRICSLPLFPGMQLSDVERVVTAIKQNIGSSHEA, encoded by the coding sequence ATGGAACAAACATTTTTACCCCTAAGTCGCCCAGCGATTGAACAACAAGAAATCGACGCAGTGGTTGAGGTACTTAAATCCGGTTGGATTACTACCGGACCTAAAAACGCTGAGTTAGAAGACGCCATTAAAGCCTATACCGGTGCCGAGCATGCGGTAGCGCTAAGTAGTGCCACCGCAGGTTTGCACCTCACTCTGGTGGCTTTAGGCATTGGCCCTGGCGATGAAGTTATTACTCCATCTATGACCTGGGTATCTACCGTTAACCTAATCACCTTAATGGGCGCTAAACCAGTTTTTGTGGATGTTGACGCCGATACGCTAATGACCAGTGCAGAGCGCATTGAAGCGCTAATTAGCGACAAAACCAAACTTATCATCCCAGTGCATTACGCCGGAGCCCCCCTCGATCTAGACGCAATTTACGCCGTGGCGGAACAATACAATATTCCCGTGGTCGAAGATGCGGCGCATGCCATTGGCTGTGAGTATAAGGGCCGGCCAATTGGCCAAACTGGCCACTGTATCTTCTCCTTACATGCAATAAAAAATGTAACCACAGCCGAAGGCGGTATATTTACCACTAACGACGCCAACTTGGCCGAGCGGATTCGTCGTCTTAAGTTTCATGGTTTAGGGGTTGATGCCTTTGATCGCGAAACCCAAGGTCGAGCGCCACAAGCCGAAGTAATTGAGCCGGGTTACAAATACAACATGCCCGATATTTGTGCTGTACTAGGCTTAGGTCAAATGCAGCGCTTAGAGAGCATTACTCGCCAGCGCCAAGACTTAGTGGCGCATTATCGAGAATTACTCAGCGACGTAGCGGGCATTACGCCGATGAGCGTGCCCAGCTACACTCACAAGCATTGCTGGCATTTAATGATAGTAAGGGTGGAGCCGAGCATTTGTGGTTTTGACCGTGACCAACTGATTGGCATGTTAAAACAACAGGGCATTGGCGCAGGCATTCACTTTAAGGCCTGCCATAGTCAAAAGTACTATCGAGAAAACTATGCAACACGGTTTGGCGACATTAACCCAGACTTAAGCAACACCGAATTTAACAGTCAGCGCATTTGCTCATTACCGCTGTTCCCAGGTATGCAACTCAGCGATGTTGAGCGTGTAGTTACTGCAATCAAACAAAATATTGGATCTTCTCATGAGGCATAA
- the glpD gene encoding glycerol-3-phosphate dehydrogenase produces the protein MEQSNDPHNYDLIVIGGGINGVGIAADAAGRGQRVALFEQNDLASATSSASSKLIHGGLRYLEHYEFRLVSEALKEREVLLNMAPHLVEPMRFRLPHRPHLRPWILIRMGLFLYDNLAKRGTLPGCKGLSFSDNSVLKSDISKGFEYSDCWVDDARLVISNALLAAKHGALIAPRQKVTSAKRQDQHWLVEVLDTVSGEQQQYRCNTLVNAAGPWVQQFIEENMQQTPPRTIRLVKGSHIVVPKIHDQPQSYILQNTDKRIVFVIPYQQQYSLIGTTDVEYQGNPSDVAISDEEVNYLCDVVNQHFTQQIAPSDVIHSFSGVRPLCQDESNDPSAVTRDYTLELSDEAEGAPLLSVFGGKLTTYRKLAEAALEMLAPRINNLGAAWTKASFLPGGAIGGNLAAFIEQQQANSDLPKELVTRWCMQYGSQAEQLLHDAKQKGLGELFGGNLYRLEIDYLYEQEWAREKDDVLWRRTKQGLAFSKEQQQQLQDYLQKKQNVVAQLKPQQNTAQAS, from the coding sequence ATGGAACAAAGCAACGACCCGCATAACTACGACCTAATCGTTATAGGTGGTGGCATTAATGGAGTAGGCATAGCCGCAGATGCAGCTGGTCGCGGCCAGCGTGTAGCCTTGTTTGAGCAAAATGATTTAGCCAGTGCCACATCTTCAGCCAGCTCCAAGTTAATCCATGGTGGCTTACGCTATCTTGAGCATTACGAGTTTCGTTTGGTGAGCGAAGCGCTTAAAGAGCGTGAAGTTCTGCTTAACATGGCCCCACATTTAGTAGAGCCAATGCGTTTTCGTTTGCCACATCGCCCGCACCTACGACCTTGGATATTGATCCGAATGGGATTGTTTCTATACGACAACCTTGCTAAACGCGGCACGCTACCCGGCTGTAAGGGCTTGAGCTTCAGCGATAATAGCGTTCTTAAAAGTGATATTAGTAAAGGTTTCGAGTATTCAGATTGTTGGGTAGACGATGCACGACTAGTGATTAGCAACGCGCTGCTGGCTGCCAAACACGGTGCGCTTATCGCCCCGCGCCAAAAAGTCACCTCCGCCAAACGCCAAGACCAACATTGGCTGGTTGAGGTTTTAGACACAGTGAGCGGAGAGCAACAACAGTATCGCTGCAATACCTTGGTGAATGCCGCTGGGCCTTGGGTGCAGCAATTCATCGAAGAGAATATGCAACAAACGCCGCCTCGCACTATTCGCTTAGTAAAAGGCAGCCATATTGTGGTACCTAAAATTCATGACCAGCCACAATCTTACATTTTACAAAACACCGACAAGCGGATTGTGTTTGTGATCCCTTATCAGCAGCAATACTCTTTAATTGGCACCACCGACGTAGAGTACCAAGGCAACCCTTCAGACGTGGCGATCTCCGATGAGGAAGTCAATTACTTGTGTGATGTAGTCAACCAGCACTTTACTCAGCAAATCGCGCCCAGCGATGTGATTCACAGCTTTTCTGGAGTACGGCCACTTTGCCAAGATGAGTCAAATGATCCCTCGGCAGTGACCCGTGACTATACCTTAGAGCTGAGTGATGAAGCCGAGGGGGCGCCTTTGTTATCGGTATTTGGAGGCAAGTTAACCACTTACCGCAAACTGGCCGAAGCAGCTTTAGAAATGCTTGCGCCACGCATAAACAACTTAGGTGCGGCATGGACTAAAGCCTCGTTCTTACCGGGTGGTGCAATTGGCGGCAATTTGGCTGCATTTATTGAGCAGCAACAAGCAAACAGCGACTTGCCAAAAGAACTAGTCACTCGCTGGTGCATGCAGTACGGCAGCCAAGCAGAGCAGTTATTACATGATGCTAAGCAAAAGGGTTTAGGCGAATTGTTTGGCGGCAATTTGTATCGGCTAGAAATCGACTATTTATATGAGCAGGAATGGGCTCGCGAAAAAGACGATGTATTGTGGCGCCGCACTAAACAAGGCTTAGCCTTTAGTAAAGAGCAGCAACAACAACTGCAGGACTACCTGCAAAAAAAGCAGAATGTGGTAGCGCAGCTTAAGCCACAACAAAACACTGCCCAAGCGAGTTAG
- a CDS encoding MBL fold metallo-hydrolase gives MKIHQLEGYIQNIFLVEYPTKLLLLDGCCRADVAMLRRYICEELARPFSQLKLVMVTHMHPDHAGGASYLQRRFKLSIAGAEHPGEWYQGIAGRCKHLVDLALAHYVAKRHRRAKANLWYSPKLTFTHRLKDGQRLPGFEDWQVCFTPGHTDRDLSLYHPATKTLYVADCILRVKGSLICPFPISNPSLYRQSIERFSQMQVDNYLLAHGEGGEISQAELSQLQQLCPEQATSYKGFLGELLRKRLAA, from the coding sequence ATGAAGATTCATCAGTTGGAAGGTTATATTCAGAATATTTTCTTGGTTGAATACCCCACCAAGCTGCTGTTACTCGATGGTTGCTGTCGCGCCGATGTTGCAATGCTTAGACGCTACATATGTGAAGAGTTAGCCAGACCATTTAGCCAATTAAAATTGGTGATGGTGACGCATATGCACCCTGACCATGCTGGTGGTGCCAGTTACTTGCAGCGCCGCTTTAAGCTTTCTATTGCAGGAGCCGAACACCCTGGCGAGTGGTATCAAGGCATCGCCGGAAGGTGTAAGCATTTAGTAGATTTGGCCTTGGCGCATTATGTTGCGAAGCGGCATCGGCGCGCTAAAGCCAATTTGTGGTATTCGCCGAAACTTACCTTTACCCATCGACTTAAAGATGGGCAGCGCTTACCGGGCTTTGAAGATTGGCAGGTGTGTTTTACACCTGGTCATACTGACCGAGATTTATCGCTCTATCACCCAGCTACAAAAACTTTATATGTGGCAGACTGCATCTTGCGGGTGAAAGGCAGTTTAATTTGTCCGTTTCCTATCTCTAATCCTAGCCTGTATCGCCAATCTATTGAGCGCTTTAGCCAAATGCAGGTTGATAACTATTTATTGGCCCATGGCGAGGGCGGCGAGATCAGCCAAGCTGAGTTAAGCCAATTGCAGCAACTTTGTCCCGAGCAAGCTACCAGCTATAAGGGCTTTTTGGGTGAGCTACTGCGTAAACGCTTAGCGGCTTAA
- a CDS encoding DeoR/GlpR family transcriptional regulator, with product MKQTQRHQQILQVIKTQGFVATEELVESLNVSPQTIRRDLNVLAEQKLIHRHHGGASLLSSSVVNDSYSNRKIKQHLEKESIAQKIAEQIPNGASLFLDIGTTAETIARALLEHRDLRIITNNIHVASLLMVKDDFNVIMAGGALRNKDGGIVGEATIDFIKQFRLDYGVVTVSGIDLDGSLLDFDYHEVRVTQAIIASSRNVILAADHSKFGRNAMINIGNIAQIDQLYTDLPVPQDIGEILKREDVQLTLCPTQLSS from the coding sequence GTGAAGCAGACTCAACGCCATCAACAAATCTTGCAGGTGATAAAAACCCAAGGCTTTGTGGCTACCGAAGAATTAGTAGAATCACTAAACGTAAGCCCACAAACCATTCGCCGAGACCTTAATGTGTTGGCCGAGCAAAAGCTGATTCACCGGCATCATGGTGGTGCTTCACTGCTATCAAGCAGCGTAGTTAATGACTCTTACTCCAACCGTAAGATTAAGCAACATCTGGAAAAAGAAAGCATTGCTCAAAAAATTGCTGAGCAAATCCCCAATGGTGCCTCACTGTTTTTAGATATTGGTACTACCGCAGAAACCATTGCCAGAGCACTACTTGAGCATAGAGATCTACGTATCATCACTAACAATATTCACGTCGCCTCACTGCTAATGGTAAAAGACGATTTCAATGTGATTATGGCTGGCGGCGCCTTACGTAACAAAGACGGCGGCATAGTGGGTGAAGCCACTATCGATTTCATTAAGCAGTTTCGCTTAGATTACGGCGTAGTAACCGTAAGCGGCATTGATTTAGACGGCTCGCTGCTGGATTTTGACTACCATGAAGTGCGTGTAACTCAAGCCATTATTGCCAGTTCGCGCAATGTTATTCTTGCCGCAGACCATAGCAAGTTTGGCCGTAACGCCATGATTAACATTGGCAACATTGCGCAAATTGACCAGCTTTATACCGATCTGCCTGTACCACAAGATATTGGCGAAATCCTTAAGCGTGAAGATGTGCAGCTAACACTTTGCCCCACTCAACTAAGTAGTTAA